A stretch of the Malus sylvestris chromosome 10, drMalSylv7.2, whole genome shotgun sequence genome encodes the following:
- the LOC126584737 gene encoding 1-aminocyclopropane-1-carboxylate oxidase homolog 1-like: MEDESSYYDRTKEVKEFDETKAGVKGLVDSGITKVPKFLIHPPHSLSNSETTNVDFKVPVIDFYGFDQDFRRAQIVKEICEASETWGFFQMVNHGVPERVIENMLEGIRGFHEQPKEVKMEWYSRDSKHRVRYYCNGDLLVSKTANWRDTIGFDFQDGPLDPETFPFVCREAVQEYIDHLKNLREMLSGLLSEALGLSTDYLENIECMKTENLVCHYYPSCPEPELTLGTTKHSDPSSLTVLLQDNLGGLQVLHQGHWVDVPPTPGALVANVGDLMQLITNDKFRSVEHRVLARRVGPRISAACFFYPSATQRFKPYGPIKEFLSDNLPIYRETHFGEYLAYYRSKGLDGNSALSHFKLA, encoded by the exons ATGGAAGATGAATCCTCGTATTACGACAGAACCAAGGAAgtgaaagagtttgatgaaaCGAAAGCCGGAGTTAAGGGCCTTGTGGACTCAGGGATCACAAAAGTCCCCAAGTTCCTCATTCATCCACCACATAGCCTTTCAAATTCAGAAACAACAAATGTAGACTTCAAGGTTCCTGTCATAGACTTTTACGGCTTTGATCAAGATTTCCGGCGAGCGCAGATTGTGAAGGAGATTTGTGAAGCATCCGAAACGTGGGGGTTCTTTCAAATGGTTAATCATGGAGTTCCAGAGAGAGTGATTGAGAATATGTTGGAAGGGATTCGAGGGTTTCATGAGCAGCCGAAGGAGGTGAAGATGGAGTGGTATTCTCGTGACTCAAAACATAGAGTGAGATACTACTGCAATGGAGATCTGTTGGTGTCGAAAACAGCGAATTGGAGAGACACGATAGGGTTTGATTTCCAGGACGGTCCATTGGACCCCGAGACATTTCCCTTCGTTTGCAG AGAGGCAGTGCAGGAGTACATCGATCACTTAAAGAACTTGAGGGAGATGCTATCAGGTTTGTTGTCCGAGGCCTTGGGGCTCAGCACTGACTACCTGGAAAACATAGAGTGCATGAAGACTGAAAATCTGGTGTGCCATTACTACCCGAGCTGTCCAGAACCGGAGCTGACCCTTGGCACAACCAAGCATTCGGATCCTTCCTCTTTAACTGTACTCTTGCAGGATAATCTCGGCGGCCTGCAAGTCCTCCATCAAGGTCACTGGGTTGATGTTCCTCCAACTCCTGGAGCTCTTGTGGCGAATGTCGGTGATCTTATGCAA CTTATCACCAATGACAAGTTCAGAAGCGTCGAGCATAGAGTACTGGCTAGAAGAGTGGGGCCCAGGATCTCAGCTGCATGTTTTTTCTATCCAAGTGCTACGCAAAGATTCAAACCCTATGGCCCCATCAAGGAGTTTCTATCGGACAACCTACCGATATACAGGGAAACACACTTTGGGGAGTATCTTGCTTATTACAGATCAAAGGGGTTAGATGGTAATTCTGCCCTTTCTCATTTTAAATTAGCCTAA
- the LOC126584746 gene encoding uncharacterized protein LOC126584746 encodes MALSSNTQGFILLLAAASLLAVSEGRTIVVGGSEGWRFGFNYTDWALKNSPFYINDQLVFKYDPPSEGNSGYSVYQLPNLWSYITCGFSKAKLLASPTQGGGDGFKVALTQWRPYYFASGENDGKNCKDGMMKFFAIPLPRWNN; translated from the exons ATGGCTTTGAGTTCTAATACACAAGGGTTCATCCTCCTCCTTGCTGCAGCCTCTCTATTGGCAGTGAGTGAGGGCAGAACCATCGTCGTTGGAGGGTCTGAAGGCTGGCGTTTCGGGTTCAACTACACTGATTGGGCTCTCAAAAACAGCCCCTTTTACATAAATGACCAATTAG TGTTCAAGTATGATCCACCGAGCGAGGGAAACTCCGGCTACAGCGTATACCAACTACCGAACCTGTGGAGCTACATAACCTGCGGCTTCAGCAAAGCCAAACTGCTGGCGAGTCCGACACAGGGAGGTGGCGACGGCTTCAAGGTCGCGCTAACTCAGTGGAGGCCTTACTACTTTGCCAGTGGTGAAAACGATGGCAAGAACTGCAAGGATGGGATGATGAAGTTTTTTGCTATCCCACTGCCACGTTGGAATAATTAA